The following are from one region of the Mustela lutreola isolate mMusLut2 chromosome 9, mMusLut2.pri, whole genome shotgun sequence genome:
- the SCP2D1 gene encoding SCP2 sterol-binding domain-containing protein 1, with protein MWKRIDHQPKIKAVAGPQAGQFKELGAAREPAMPHPLELSEFQSFPVFEDISHHIKEVGAQLVKKVNAIFQLDITKDGKTILQWTIDLKNGSGDMYPGSARLPADTVFTIPEPVFMELVLGKVNPQKAFLAGKFKVSGKVLLGQRLERVFKDWAKF; from the coding sequence ATGTGGAAGAGAATTGACCATCAGCCCAAGATCAAAGCAGTGGCTGGGCCTCAGGCAGGCCAGTTCAAAGAACTGGGTGCAGCGCGGGAACCTGCCATGCCACACCCTCTGGAGCTGTCAGAATTCCAGAGCTTCCCTGTGTTTGAGGACATTAGCCATCACATCAAAGAGGTGGGGGCCCAACTGGTAAAGAAAGTCAATGCCATCTTTCAGCTGGACATCACCAAAGATGGGAAGACCATTCTGCAGTGGACCATTGATCTGAAGAATGGTTCTGGGGACATGTATCCAGGATCCGCCAGGCTCCCAGCTGACACTGTCTTCACAATCCCGGAACCTGTCTTTATGGAGTTGGTTTTGGGCAAAGTGAACCCTCAGAAAGCTTTCCTTGCTGGCAAGTTCAAAGTGAGTGGCAAAGTTCTGCTTGGCCAGAGGCTCGAGAGAGTTTTCAAAGACTGGGCTAAATTTTAA